From Ptiloglossa arizonensis isolate GNS036 chromosome 10, iyPtiAriz1_principal, whole genome shotgun sequence, the proteins below share one genomic window:
- the LOC143152241 gene encoding uncharacterized protein LOC143152241 isoform X4, with protein sequence MAEENDRSQLPPGWECRYDIRSGRPYFINHFNRTTTWEDPRVRYLQYSQYVQSQNSMALSSATTSQSIPMQSGGNGGSGHLGYASAHRAPQIYPTPSPYLNPQLAFLPPSLQELKTPLSLNSVNAMTNRFGDMTLGSPTPIKNMETSLTQNSDFELQVAKINAMFPTVSDIHIRFLLKKYHNRAALVVSALQVEKNPLCAPGPCTPVGVHSNYAIPRWRLPAHAIHAASALSPPRGVRPAPNSPKMKLRYLKNVFPKVEETMLLDILEQSDNNVQKASEKLIDLGYEKRNPTAPKSLTKRKEEEQAKNEQTAPTRPPRMKNLKEKCIMRVRLMKKYKSVPERIIDLAMDSADYDEERATHILNIMIIEEATKPLCTSSSHSSRSDERKDSPPITEAVKLTASPIKKVVKDTESEKSKRSKNKIEIPKVSRGTSTAEDSEYKSPYLTKSVGPNSDLPEGANNDLLLPDYASWSGPDPNLLTNETFSKTIANGHDPSLVSGSRYVAKGPNPELRKGPLRGLTQGSIYSQRNVANTESRGK encoded by the exons ATGGCTGAAGAAAATGATAGGAGTCAATTGCCACCCGGTTGGGAATGCAGATACGATATTCGAAGTGGACGTCc atattttataaatcattttaatcgaacaacAACATGGGAAGATCCAAGAGTAAGATATTTGCAGTATTCTCAGTATGTACAGTCGCAAAATTCAATGGCACTAAGTTCTGCCACAACTTCCCAAAGCATACCGATGCAG TCTGGAGGAAATGGAGGTAGTGGACATTTAGGTTATGCAAGTGCTCACAGAGCACCGCAAATCTATCCAACACCGTCTCCCTATCTTAATCCACAACTTGCGTTTTTACCTCCTAGTTTACAG GAGCTGAAAACTCCATTATCACTGAACTCAGTTAATGCAATGACAAACAGATTTGGAGATATGACATTAGGATCACCAACACCAATAAAAAATATGGAGACAAGTTTAACACAAAATTCAGATTTTGAGCTACAAGTTGCTAAAATCAATGCCATGTTTCCAACAGTCTCTGATATCCACATtcgatttcttttaaaaaa ATACCATAACAGAGCAGCTTTGGTTGTCAGTGCTCTCCAAGTGGAAAAGAATCCCCTCTGTGCTCCAGGACCATGCACACCTGTGGGAGTGCACTCAAACTATGCAATACCAAGATGGCGATTACCAGCTCATGCTATACATGCAGCTTCAGCATTGAGTCCACCTCGAGGGGTCCGGCCAGCCCCTAACTCCCCAAAAATGAAACTTAG GTACCTGAAAAATGTATTTCCAAAAGTGGAAGAAACTATGTTGCTTGATATTTTGGAACAAAGTGATAACAATGTTCAGAAAGCTTCTGAAAAACTGATTGATCTAGGCTATGAAAAACGAAATCCTACAGCTCCTAAATCAttgacaaaaagaaaagaagaggaacaa GCAAAAAATGAACAAACTGCACCTACTCGACCACCAcgtatgaaaaatttaaaagagaaaTGTATAA TGAGAGTACgattaatgaaaaaatataaatcagtGCCAGAAAGAATAATAGATCTGGCTATGGATAGTGCTGATTATGACGAGGAAAGAGCAACACATATATTGAACATTATGATTATAGAAGAAGCTACAAAACCTTTATGTACATCTAGCAGTCAtag cagcagaagtgatgaAAGGAAAGATAGTCCACCAATAACTGAAGCTGTAAAATTAACTGCATCGCCAATTAAGAAAGTAGTAAAGGACACAGAATCAGAAAAATCTAAACGATCTAAaaacaaaatagaaataccAAA AGTCTCTCGAGGAACCAGTACCGCAGAAGATAGTGAATATAAGTCTCCATACTTAACAAAATCTGTTGGACCAAACTCTGATTTACCAGAAGGAGCCAATAATGATTTGCTTTT ACCTGACTATGCATCATGGTCTGGACCAGATCCAAATTTATTGACAAACGAAACATTCAGCAAAACAATAGCAAATGGACACGATCCAAGTTTGGTTTCTGGAAGTCGTTATGTTGCCAAAGGTCCCAATCCGGAATTGAGAAAAGGTCCATTACGAGGATTAACTCAAGGTTCGATTTATTCACAAAGGAATGTAGCTAATACAGAGAGTCGTGGTAAATGA